In Thermotoga sp. KOL6, the DNA window ATGAGAACCGGTGGTTTCAGGTTAGGATTTTCTGTTATCATCGTGTACTTTACGTATTTTATTAACGCTGAAAGTGCTTTCAGAGATACCGCTGAAAGCTCAAAATGGTGAACATCTTCTACACCATACACCTTTTTCACTTCTTCTTCCGGGTTGGAGAAATACCAATCATCGATCACCTCGATATAAACACCTGGGAACCTTTCTCTGAGATCATCTACCAACTCTTTGGGACAGATTATCTCAGAAATGGAATAGGCCTTCATTAGGTCGAATACTTCTTGTTTATCAGTGTTCTCGTGCACCAACACTTCTCCGGTTGAAACATCGCAGAAGACGGCGCAATATTTGCCATTTTCGAATATGAAGACAGTCATATAGTTGTTCGTCTCTGTAAGAAATTCATCCTCTACTAGAGAACCAGGAGTCACAACTCGTGTAACTTCTCTTCTGATGAGCTTCTTAGATTTGGAAGGTTCTTCCATCTGATCACAAATAGCAACTTTGTATCCTGCCTCGACAAGTTTTTTCAAATAAGTGTTCAACGCATGATGAGGTATACCCGCCATAGGAGCATCTTGTCGTTTCGTTAGAACGATATTCAAAACCTTGGAAACCGTGTGTGCGTCTTCGAAGAACGCTTCGTAGAAATCTCCTAATCTGAAGAGAAGTATGGAATCTTTGTAACGTTCCTTTATCCTCAAGTATTGTTCCATGAGAGGAGTTATTTTCATCCTCCCACCACCTTCACCATCTTCACGTGCGGGATGTTCGCTTCGTAAAAAATATCACCTACCACCGTGTAACCAAGCTTCTCATAGAACCCTTTCACTCGTACTTGGGCGTTCAAAACGATTCTTTTTGCTCCTCTGGTCACAATTTCCTTCTCTATCTCTTTCATCAAATGTCTTCCATATCCCTTGTTTCGTTCTTCTTTGAGAATAGCCACACGTTCTATTTTAAAAGTATCCCTGTCGATCTTTCTCACTCTAGCAACTCCCACGAATTTTCCGCTGGTTTCTAAGAGAACGTGTAATGCCTCTGAATCTTTCCCATCCATCTCATCTTCCTCGGATACACCCTGCTCCTCTATGAAAACCTTCCTTCTTATTTTCAACGCTTCCTCAAAAAGATCCCTATTCGATTCAAAGAAAATAATTCTCATCTGTATCACCTCTCAAGATATTTTAACCCTAAGTGGTAGAATTTCCAGGTAGGGGGTGAGATACCATGAGGATTCTGTTGATTGTTTTAGTCATTTCCGGTACAGTTTTCTCTTCTCCCATATTGCTTCTTTTCCAAAATCAAGCGATTCTCATGAACCATGTGAAAGTAAACGGAATTGAAACGTTTCCTTTACCTCATGATTGGAGTGTGATGGATGTTCTCGGAGCGGAATCTTGGTACACAGAACCTGGCGAAAAGGTTGATTGGGAGGAAATTGTAAAAGGTCGTCTCGTGGAAATAGCAGACACCCCTCCTGATAAATGCGAGGTAGTGAGTCTTTCCCCTATCATCTTGAAAAAAGGTACAAAGCATTATTTTTACAACACATCTTTGAGAAAATGGTTAGTTTTTGATTACAGCCAAACCAGGAATGTAGAGGCAAAACTCGTTGTGAAAGCTCGAGGTGAAGTGACCGTTCTTCTTCAGTCTAATGGAAGCTGGAAGGCAGAATACTATCTCTTCGAAAGAAATCTTATAGGGAACGTCTTCCTGAACATTTCTAATGTGGAGAAAGCAGATGTTTTTCTTGTGTCTAGACCAATGACTGAAGAAGGGGGAAGAGTAATGTTCGCCAAAAGTAATTTAGTAGGCGAATCATTTCATGAAGAATTTGAAACAAACGAAGTAAAAATCTTCCATGTGGGTGAAGTAGAAGATATCAAGAAACCTCTCACGGTAGAATTTATATCAACCTCGATTTCCAATATAGATGAGTACTATTTCTACAGTTTTGGCGTGAATGAGGGAAGCTTTGGATTTCAGAAAAGCACTTTTATGAAGAAATTCAAAACTCCCACGGATCTCCCTGGTGGGACCGTAAATGTGGTCTCGAAAGTTTCGGGGGTGGACTTGATCATAGGAAAAACACAGATAAGCGATATCGCAAAAGATGCCGAAATAGAACTTCCAATTGCATCTTCTTGGGATGTTCGTGTCAGAGGTGAACTTGTTGAAGAAAGAGAATACAAAGATCTTCACGAACGCAGTTGGAGGGTGATCGTTCAGAATCTGAAAAAACGAGAAGTAAAGGCAAAGGTGATAATTCATGGAAGAGAACTCGAGATAGTCAAAAGTTCTCTCAAGCCATCTAAAGTCATGTCCGATATGATCGTTTTTGAATTGAATGTTCCGTCATCTTCAGAAAAGACATTCGAATTTACCGTGAAAAGCAGGTGGTAAAAATTGGTAAAGGCAATCCTGAGTCTTCTTTTTGTCACGTTCATATGGGGAGCCACGTTTCCACTTCAGAAAGTAGCATTGGAGGGAGTGTCACCCACTTTTTACATTGCTTTGAGATTTTTCATCGCCGCTTTCCTCTCCCTCCTTTTTTTTGGGAAAGGAAACTTCAAATACGGAATCATTCTTGGAATAGTTCTTGGAGTGGCATACACCACTCAAACCTGGGGGCTCATTTTGACTACCTCTACGAAAAGTGGTTTCATCACATCGTTGTACATTGTTTTCGTTCCCGTTTTTGCTTATTTCCTAGAGAAAGAGATTCCCACACTCTTTCAAATTTTCTCGTTTTTGATAGGAACATCAGGACTCTATTTAATCTCCGGAGGAATAGGAAACTTCAATTTGGGAGATCTTCTGACAGTTTTCTGTGCGGTGAGTTTTGCACTTCATCTCGTGTTGGTGACAAAATTTTCAAGACTCGTTAGCGAGAAAGATCTTCTTTTTCCCCAGTTTCTTGCAGTTTCTATCTTTGGTTTGATATTGAATATTTTCTTCAAAAACTGGAAGATTACCCCTGCCGCCACTGGAAGCGCTCTATTCACAGCAGTTTTCGCCACAATTCTTGCGATATACCTTCAAGCAAAGTATCAAAAGAAGATCGGTAACAATGTCTCGGCACTCGTTTTTCTCGGTGAACCTGTGTTCTCTGCTGTTCTCTCCTACTTCATCCTGGGAGAAACCATGTCACGAAAACAATTTTTTGGTTCGTTTCTCCTTCTGACTTCCATATTATTCTCAAGTCTTGAACGTGTTAAAATAGTTCGTAGTACGAACCAAAAAGGGAGGGATGGATGTGAAGACGTTACTTAAAGGTGCTACAATCTTTCCCATCACTTCGAATCCTTTCAAAGGAGACATTTTGATCTCGAACGGAAAAATAGAAAAGATTGGGGAAAATATTCAAGATCCAAACGCGGAAATCGTCGATCTAACAGGAAAGTTTCTCTTTCCCGGTTTCGTGGATGCTCACTCACATATCGGTCTTTTTGAAGAAGGAGTAGGCTATTACTATAGTGATGGAAACGAGGCAACGGATCCTGTAACTCCCCACGTGAAAGCACTCGATGGTTTCAATCCCCAGGATCCTGCCATTGAAAGGGCATTGGCAGGTGGAGTCACCACCGTTATGATCGTTCCTGGAAGTGCCAATCCGATAGGAGGTCAAGGGAGCGTCGTAAAGTTTAAGTCCATCATTGTGGAAGAGTGCGTTGTAAAAGATCCAGCAGGACTGAAGATGGCGTTTGGTGAAAATCCGAAGAGAGTATACGGTGAAAGAAAACAACAGACTCCCTCAACTAGAATGGGAACAGCAGGTGTGATAAGAGATTATTTTATCAAAGTGAAGAACTATATGAAGAAAAAAGAAATCGCCGAAAAAGAAGGAAAGGAGTTCACTGAAACGGATTTGAAAATGGAAATAGGTGAATTGGTGCTGAGAAAAAAGATACCTGCCCGGATTCATGCACATCGAGCAGATGACATACTCACCGCAATCAGAATAGCGGAGGAATTCGGTTTCAATTTGGTAATAGAGCATGGAACCGAAGCGTACAAGATCTCAAAGATACTGGCTGAAAAGAATATACCCGTCGTTGTTGGTCCACTCCTCACATTCAGAACGAAGCTGGAACTCAAGGATCTAACAATGGAAGTCATAGCAAAACTCGTGGAGGCTGGAGTAATGATCGCGTTGATGTGCGATCACCCTGTGATACCTCTCGAATACGCCACTGTTCAGGCAGCTACCGCTATGAGATATGGCGCAAGAGAAGAAGACCTCCTGAAGATTCTCACAATAAACCCAGCCAAGATCCTTGGCCTGGACAACACAATAGGATCAATTGAAGAAGGAAAAGATGCAGATTTGGTTGTGTGGAGTGATCATCCATTCAACATGAAATCGAAAGTTGAAAGAGTTTTCATCGAAGGGATGGAAGTGTTCAGAAGATGAGGGGCCTCAAATTGCGAGGCCCCCATCCACTACGATGACTTGTCCTGTGATGTAACTCGATTCATCGGAAGCAAGGAAAAGATACACATTAGCAACTTCTTCTGGCTTTCCAAATCTCCCAAGAGGAATTTGAGACAGTGTTGCCTCTCGAATTCTTTCCGGGAGTTTTTCGGTCATAGGTGTTTCTATGAAACCAGGAGCAACCGCATTCACTCTTATGTTCCTCCCCGCAAGTTCTTTTGCCCATGTTTTCGTCATACCGATAACTCCCGCCTTTGTGGCCGCGTAATTTGTCTGCCCTGCATTACCGTGGATTCCCACAACAGAGGAAGTGTTGATAATGGTACCACTTCTCTGTTTTATCATGTAAGGAACCACAGCTTGGGTAACATTGAAAACTCCTTTCAAATTCACACTTATCACCGCATCCCAATCTTCCTCTCTCATTCTAACAAGAAGAGCATCTCTTGTGATCCCGGCATTGTTCACCAGCACGTCAATACGGCCGTACTTTTGAACAACTCTTTCCACGACTTCTTTTACTTGATCCCTGTTTGTTACATCAAGAAGGTAGGGATCCACTTTTCCTGAAAGATCTTGTGCTTCATCAACAAGTACGTCGAGGTTCTCTTTGGAAACATCGCACGCTACGACAATGGCACCTTCCTGAGCGAAGAGGAGGGCTGCTGCCCTTCCTATACCGCTTGCGGCACCTGTAATCATGCACACTTTTCCTTCGAGCCTCATGTGAACACCTCCTACAGTGTTTTCTAAAATTGTACCATGCTTTTTTGATTAAAAAATGGGGAGTATAATTTATTTTCAGTGAGGAGATGAAAAAAATGAAGACATTTTTGACAATAACAGCACTTGCTATGATTGTGATATCCGGTTTGAAATTCTTAGACACCTATTTTTTTGTCGTTTCGGAAAAAGATTTGATATACAAGACCATTCAGAACGTGGAGAAAGAACAATTAGGAGATGAATTCACTTTTATCGTCTTCGGTGATAACAAAAATTCTGTTTCAACCTTTTCTAAGTTGATAGATGCGGTGAATAAAGAGAAAGCGATTGCTTTCGGTGTTAACACAGGTGACATGGTTTTCGATGGTTCCATGTTTAAATGGCAGCTCTACCTGAAGCAATTAAAGAGATTCAAAATTCCAGTTTTTCATGTCCCAGGGAATCACGATCTAGCAGACCATCCAGAGAACTATATGAAGATCTTCGGCCCTCTTTATTATTCTTTTCAGACTGGAAACTCTTATTTCATTGTGGTCAACAATGCCAATGAAGACATCGATGCGTATCAACTAGAATGGCTGAAAAATGAACTGGGAAAATCGCAATCTTGGAGATACCGTTTCGTTTTCATGCACGTACCTATATTCGACCCGAGGGTAAAGAAACAACCTGGCCATTCTATGAAGAATCTAAAGAAGGCTCAAGATCTCTTGAGTCTCCTAAAAAAGTACCATGTTACCAGAGTCTTCGCCGGTCACATCCATGGTTACTTTGAGGGAGAATGGGATGGTGTTCCATACACAATAACTGGAGGGGCCGGAGCAGAACTTTTCGGAATCGATCCTGAACACTACTTTTATCATTTCATAAAAGTTCACGTTACTCCAGAAAACGTGAGCTACGAAATAATAAAACTACCCACTCCCGATTTCAACATAATCGACAGGACAATTCATACCTTTTGGATATACACTTATTCTTTTGTGCTCCAGAATTACTGGATAGTACTTTTAGGAACCAGTCTTTTCCTGTTGAGTGCTGTTGTAGTATCTGGTAAAGAGAGGGAATTATTCGAACACTTGATGAAAAGAAAAATCGTCAGATTTGTTGCGAGAATCTGGCGCCTTCTCGGAAATCAAAAGTGATAAAGAATTAAAATTATAAAAATACTCAACTCGATTTTTTATCAAGAGGGAGGATGAATGTGAGAACGATAAAGATCGAGAGAGTGGTAATGGAGAAAGAAAAAACGATAGCGATCGCGAAAGAAAGTCCTTTTTATCCTGATGGGAAAGGCGGTCAACTGGGAGATAGAGGGAGAATTGGACCGGCAAATGTGATCAAGGTGAAAGAACAAGGAAAATACATTCTTCACTATCTGGATGCCCCGATCGAACCGGGTGAGTACGAGTACGAAATAGATCTCTCAAGGAGAAAAGATATCGCTTGCCAACATACCGCTCAACACATTCTTTCTGCAGCTTTTTTGAAGGTAGCTGATTTAGAAACGGTGAGTTTTCATATGGGGGAGGAGATTTCAACTATCGTTTTAAACGCTCCTTTCGTTTTAGAAGAGGTTTTGGAAGAAGTGGAGGATCTCGCGAACGATGTAGTAAGAGATTGTGAAAGAGTGGAGATCTCGGAGCTGACTTACGAAGAAGTGAGTGAGCTGAACCTTAGGAAGTTACCAATGGTTAAAGGAAAAATTCGAGTGGTGAAAATAGGGGATTTCGACATCACAGCGTGTGGTGGCTTCCATGTGGAAAACACGGGTGAAATCGGTTTGATCAAGATCATCGATTCTGAAAAAGTTAAAAGGACATTTACCAGAGTTTACTTCGTTGCGGGGAAACGTGCCTTGAAAGATTACAAAGAGAAAGATAGGATTCTAAAATTGCTGAGCAAAATACTCACTACATCATCTCAGGAATTGGTGAAGAGAGTGGAGAACCTTTTAAAAAGTGTGAAAGAAAAGAGCACAAAACTTGACAAACTCTCAGAAAAATATGCACAGCTTCTTTCCAAAACGATAAAACCAGAAAAGATAGGACGTTTCGACTTCTACTTTCTCAACAAAGTAGAAGAAGGAAAATTTCTTCCCAAGTTTCTTGCCGATCAAGAAAACGCCGTGATAGTTCTGGAGTATCCGGATCACATCGAGATAGTCTCAAACTGGGTGGATTGCAGGGAGATTTTCAAAAAGGTGAAAGAGAAGATGAACGTAAAAGGCGGAAGTGGTCAGAAAAGAGCTGCGATGTTCGTAGATTCCCCAGAAAAAGCCGTGGAAGAAATCAAGGAGATACTAAGATGGTTCTGAATTTTGTAGGAACTGGGAACCTCACGAGATTTTTTATAGAATGTTTGAAAGAACAATTTGAAATTGGATACATTCTATCTCGTGATCTGAGAAAGGCGACAAACCTTTCCAAAACTTGTGGTGGTCATCCCGCCACAATTGACAACCATCCAACTATGAGCGGTGTTGTTTTCGTGATAGTACCAGACAAGTACATAGAAGATGTTGCGAAACATTTGAAAATGGGGGATGCTGTACTCATGCATTGTTCTGGTTTTCTCAGCTCGGATATCTTCAAAAGAAAAAAGAGGGCATCCCTCCATCCAAATTTTTCTTTTTCAAATCTCAAAAAAGCCCTTGAAATGAGGAAGCAAATCATTTTTGGAATCGAAGGGGACGAAGAAGGAGTCGCCACTGCCATCGAAATTGTGAAAGCGATATCAGGAAAATACCTGCTGATTCCATCAGAGAAAAAAAAGATGTACCATCTTGCTGCTGTCATCGTGTCGAACTTCCCGATAGCTCTCGCTTCCATCTCCAAAAAGATCTACTCTCTTCTTGGAATAGAAAAACCGGAAGAACTCATTCATGCTCTCATGAAAGGAGTCGTTGACAACTTAAAAGAGATAGGTGTAGAAGGTGCTTTGACAGGGCCCGTAAAACGCGGTGATTGGGAAGTGGTTGAAGCAGAAAGGATGGTGTTTGAAAAGATTTTTGGAAGTTATACCCTTTACGACGAAATCGTAAAAATTTTGAAGGAGGTGGCAGGTAGTGAACGTGATGAAGTTAAAAAAGATGAAAGGTAAAGAAAAAATAGTGATGATTACAGCATACGATGCTCCTAGTGCTAGAATCGCTCAAGACGCTGGAATAGACATAATACTGGTTGGTGATTCCCTCGGAAATAACGTTCTTGGGTATAAAGATACAATACCTGTTACCATGGAAGAGATGCTAATCCACGTTGCCGCTGTGAGAAGAGGAGCACCAAATGCTTTCATAGTAGCTGATATGCCGTTTCTCTCTTATCAAATTTCGATGGAAAAAGCTGTAGAAAATGCTGGAAAATTCTTGAAAGTAGGAGCAAACGCGGTTAAGATAGAAGGTGGAGAGGAATTCGGTGATTTAGTCCAAAAACTCGTTGATTCCGGAATCCCTGTGATGGGTCATATTGGACTCACCCCACAATTCGTGAACCGCTTTGGAGGTTACAGAGTCCAAGGAAAGACAGAAGAAAGTGAGGAATACCTCCTTAGAAGTGCCAAAGAGTTGGAGAAAAGGGGGGCGTTCGCTATCGTTTTGGAACTTGTGGTCGAAAGAGTGGCTAAGGAGATCACTGAAAGCATTGCCATTCCCACCATAGGTATTGGAGCAGGTAGATTCTGTGACGGGCAAGTTCTCGTTTGGCATGATCTTCTAGGAATGAATCCAGACTTTTCCCCTCGGTTTTCCAAGAAATATTTAGATCTTTATTCTGTCATTCTAGACGCACTCCAAACTTTCAAAAAAGAGGTAAAAGAAGGATCTTTTCCATCAGAAGAACACATATTCACAGATAAATCCTAAAGGAGGTGTATGTTCATGAGAAAATTCCTGGTGATAGTCCTAATACTCAGTGCACTCATCGGTATCTCACAACAGTTCAAAGATGTTCCAGTGAACCACTGGGCTTATGAGGCGGTAACAGAAATGGCAAAACTCGGAGTACTCACCGGTTTGCCGGACGGTACCTTCCAAGGAAATTCTTACCTCACAAGGTATCAAGCTGCCGTCGCTTTCTACAGGCTCTACAACATTCTCAAACAACCATCTGCAAATATTTCTGGGCTCATAAACAAAGTCAGTACCCTCGAAGATCTCGTGAGCACCGCTTTGATGAAAGTGCAGAATCTTTCTGACAACTTTGGGGGAGTTACTTCCGATCTTGAGACTCTCAAGAACGATGTTGCGAACTTGAAATCCACACTCGTTGACCTCAAGAATCTCAGAATGGAAGTTATGAGTCAGGTTCAGAGTCAGTCCGATAGTATCAAAGAACTCGACAGCAAAGTTGGTGAGGCACTCTCTCGAATTGCCGCTTTGGAGGCCAAATTTGCTGAAGATTACGTCAAAAAGGATTACGTTGACTCCAGAATATCTCAAGTCATGTCGAAATTGAATGATCTTGAACAGAAAACACTGGCAGTTGAGAAAAAATCTACAGATCTCGAAGAACTCGTTGTGAACACAACAACTTCTTTGAAAGCTTACGTCGAAGATACTCTTAAGTCGTACACGAAGACTCTCGATCAAAAACTTTCAGAAGTATCTGCCACCCTCGACAAAAACAACACCATTCTGTCCGGTGAAATCGGGAATCTCAAAGTCCTCGTCTCCAAATTTCAAAGCGATCTTGAATCTCTGCAGAAAACAGCGAAAGCACTTGATGCTCGCGTGAGCGTTCTCGAGGGACAAGTCACTACCATTAACAGCCGCATGGAAAATTTGGAAAAGAGAGTTGCACAAGTTGAGTCCACAGCCGAAAAAGTGACTTCTCTCGAAAGGAATATAGGAGCGATCACCGCAAGGGTCACCAAGATAGAAGAAGAAGTCCAAAACCTCAGTCAGAGCAACACTGAACTCTCTCAAAAAGTCGGTGATGTTGTCTCTTCCAAACCTTGGATGGAAGACGTCAACAGCGTGAGTGCAACTCTCAGCAAGAAGATTTCCGACGTACAAACCATGGCACTGGCAGGAGTTGCCATAGGAATTTTGGGAGTGATAATAGGATTTGTAATGAGCGGCAGTACGAGTGGTGGCGGATGATACATGCTTAATTAAGCATTGAAGGGGCCGAAGGGCCCCTTTACTTTTTGAGTGGTATAATTTTTCAAGAAAAAGAAAAATCGAAGAGGTGAAACGGTGAGTGATTTTCTCACACCAGAGAGAACTATTTACGATTCCGGTGTCCAATTTCTGAGGCCAAAAACACTGGACGAATTCGTGGGACAAGAAAAGGTTAAAAAGAAGCTTTTTCTTGCGTTGGAGGCAGCAAAAATGCGAGGAGAGATTCTGGATCATGTCCTCCTCGCGGGTCCTCCGGGGCTTGGAAAAACAACCCTTGCCCACATCATAGCGAGTGAGCTTCAGACGAACATTCACGTAACGAGTGGACCTGTTCTTGCAAAACAAGGAGACATGGCCGCTATTCTCACCAGTTTGGAAAGAGGAGATGTACTCTTCATCGACGAAATACACAGGTTGAACAAGGCGGTAGAAGAACTCCTTTATTCAGCGATTGAGGACTTTCAAATCGACATAATGATAGGGAAAGGTCCCAGTGCGAAATCCATCAGAATAGACATTCAACCTTTCACTCTCGTTGGAGCCACCACTAGGAGTGGACTTCTGAGTTCTCCTCTCAGAAGTCGATTTGGAATCATTTTGGAACTCGACTTCTACACGATCGAAGAGTTGAAAGAAATCATAAAGAGGGCAGCCAGCTTGATGGAAGTAGACATAGAAGATGTTGCTGCCGAAATGATCGCTAAAAGATCCAGGGGAACACCACGAATAGCAATAAGACTCACAAAGAGAGTAAGAGACATGCTTACCATCGAGAAGGCCGACAAAATAGACATGGATATCGTAAGAAAAACGATGGAAGTACTCAACATAGACGAAGAGGGGTTGGACGATTTCGATAGAAAGATTTTGAAAACGATCATTGAGGTTTACAAGGGCGGACCAGTCGGTTTGAATGCTTTAGCAGCATCTCTAGGCATTGAACCGGATACGCTTACCGAAGTGTACGAACCCTATCTCCTTCAATCTGGTTTTCTCGCAAGGACTCCAAGAGGAAGAATCGCAACGGAGAAGGCTTACAAGCACCTCAACTACAATTTTCCGGAGAATCGCCTCTTCTGAGGTGAAGCCACATGGGATTGAAAGAAAATCTAGAAAACGTAATGAACAGGATAAAGGAAGCCGCACACCGTGCAGGTAGGGATCCTTCGGAAGTAAAACTCGTTGTTGCAACGAAGTACGCAGATGTTAAAAAAATGGAAGAACTCTTTCTTCTAGGTGTCCGAGAGTTTGGAGAAAACAGGGCTCAAGATCTCATCAGAAAGAGTGAATATTTCAAAGACAGGCCTATCGTTTGGCATTTTATAGGAAGGATCCAAACGAACAAGGTGAAGTATATTGTTCCAAGATGTGAATTGATACACTCGGTTTGGAGAGTTGAAGAACTCGAAGAGATAGAAAAAAGAGCGAAAAAACTGGGGAAAATCCAGAAAATTTTGATAGAAGTAAACGTTTTCGGAGAAAAAACAAAGGCCGGCCTATTGCTTCAAGAGGTGGAGGGGTTTTTGAAAATGTGCGAAACTTTCAAGCAAATAGAAGTTTTGGGGTTCATGACGATGGCACCGTACGT includes these proteins:
- a CDS encoding YggS family pyridoxal phosphate-dependent enzyme, which produces MGLKENLENVMNRIKEAAHRAGRDPSEVKLVVATKYADVKKMEELFLLGVREFGENRAQDLIRKSEYFKDRPIVWHFIGRIQTNKVKYIVPRCELIHSVWRVEELEEIEKRAKKLGKIQKILIEVNVFGEKTKAGLLLQEVEGFLKMCETFKQIEVLGFMTMAPYVENPEEVRWGFRILKELRDELSKKYNSNNVKLKELSMGMSNDFEVAIEEGATMVRIGSAIFKGGR
- a CDS encoding S-layer homology domain-containing protein, giving the protein MRKFLVIVLILSALIGISQQFKDVPVNHWAYEAVTEMAKLGVLTGLPDGTFQGNSYLTRYQAAVAFYRLYNILKQPSANISGLINKVSTLEDLVSTALMKVQNLSDNFGGVTSDLETLKNDVANLKSTLVDLKNLRMEVMSQVQSQSDSIKELDSKVGEALSRIAALEAKFAEDYVKKDYVDSRISQVMSKLNDLEQKTLAVEKKSTDLEELVVNTTTSLKAYVEDTLKSYTKTLDQKLSEVSATLDKNNTILSGEIGNLKVLVSKFQSDLESLQKTAKALDARVSVLEGQVTTINSRMENLEKRVAQVESTAEKVTSLERNIGAITARVTKIEEEVQNLSQSNTELSQKVGDVVSSKPWMEDVNSVSATLSKKISDVQTMALAGVAIGILGVIIGFVMSGSTSGGG
- a CDS encoding alanyl-tRNA editing protein gives rise to the protein MNVRTIKIERVVMEKEKTIAIAKESPFYPDGKGGQLGDRGRIGPANVIKVKEQGKYILHYLDAPIEPGEYEYEIDLSRRKDIACQHTAQHILSAAFLKVADLETVSFHMGEEISTIVLNAPFVLEEVLEEVEDLANDVVRDCERVEISELTYEEVSELNLRKLPMVKGKIRVVKIGDFDITACGGFHVENTGEIGLIKIIDSEKVKRTFTRVYFVAGKRALKDYKEKDRILKLLSKILTTSSQELVKRVENLLKSVKEKSTKLDKLSEKYAQLLSKTIKPEKIGRFDFYFLNKVEEGKFLPKFLADQENAVIVLEYPDHIEIVSNWVDCREIFKKVKEKMNVKGGSGQKRAAMFVDSPEKAVEEIKEILRWF
- a CDS encoding Rossmann-like and DUF2520 domain-containing protein, encoding MVLNFVGTGNLTRFFIECLKEQFEIGYILSRDLRKATNLSKTCGGHPATIDNHPTMSGVVFVIVPDKYIEDVAKHLKMGDAVLMHCSGFLSSDIFKRKKRASLHPNFSFSNLKKALEMRKQIIFGIEGDEEGVATAIEIVKAISGKYLLIPSEKKKMYHLAAVIVSNFPIALASISKKIYSLLGIEKPEELIHALMKGVVDNLKEIGVEGALTGPVKRGDWEVVEAERMVFEKIFGSYTLYDEIVKILKEVAGSERDEVKKDER
- a CDS encoding DMT family transporter — translated: MVKAILSLLFVTFIWGATFPLQKVALEGVSPTFYIALRFFIAAFLSLLFFGKGNFKYGIILGIVLGVAYTTQTWGLILTTSTKSGFITSLYIVFVPVFAYFLEKEIPTLFQIFSFLIGTSGLYLISGGIGNFNLGDLLTVFCAVSFALHLVLVTKFSRLVSEKDLLFPQFLAVSIFGLILNIFFKNWKITPAATGSALFTAVFATILAIYLQAKYQKKIGNNVSALVFLGEPVFSAVLSYFILGETMSRKQFFGSFLLLTSILFSSLERVKIVRSTNQKGRDGCEDVT
- the ruvB gene encoding Holliday junction branch migration DNA helicase RuvB, giving the protein MSDFLTPERTIYDSGVQFLRPKTLDEFVGQEKVKKKLFLALEAAKMRGEILDHVLLAGPPGLGKTTLAHIIASELQTNIHVTSGPVLAKQGDMAAILTSLERGDVLFIDEIHRLNKAVEELLYSAIEDFQIDIMIGKGPSAKSIRIDIQPFTLVGATTRSGLLSSPLRSRFGIILELDFYTIEELKEIIKRAASLMEVDIEDVAAEMIAKRSRGTPRIAIRLTKRVRDMLTIEKADKIDMDIVRKTMEVLNIDEEGLDDFDRKILKTIIEVYKGGPVGLNALAASLGIEPDTLTEVYEPYLLQSGFLARTPRGRIATEKAYKHLNYNFPENRLF
- a CDS encoding GNAT family N-acetyltransferase, which produces MRIIFFESNRDLFEEALKIRRKVFIEEQGVSEEDEMDGKDSEALHVLLETSGKFVGVARVRKIDRDTFKIERVAILKEERNKGYGRHLMKEIEKEIVTRGAKRIVLNAQVRVKGFYEKLGYTVVGDIFYEANIPHVKMVKVVGG
- the fabG gene encoding 3-oxoacyl-[acyl-carrier-protein] reductase, with protein sequence MRLEGKVCMITGAASGIGRAAALLFAQEGAIVVACDVSKENLDVLVDEAQDLSGKVDPYLLDVTNRDQVKEVVERVVQKYGRIDVLVNNAGITRDALLVRMREEDWDAVISVNLKGVFNVTQAVVPYMIKQRSGTIINTSSVVGIHGNAGQTNYAATKAGVIGMTKTWAKELAGRNIRVNAVAPGFIETPMTEKLPERIREATLSQIPLGRFGKPEEVANVYLFLASDESSYITGQVIVVDGGLAI
- a CDS encoding amidohydrolase; its protein translation is MDVKTLLKGATIFPITSNPFKGDILISNGKIEKIGENIQDPNAEIVDLTGKFLFPGFVDAHSHIGLFEEGVGYYYSDGNEATDPVTPHVKALDGFNPQDPAIERALAGGVTTVMIVPGSANPIGGQGSVVKFKSIIVEECVVKDPAGLKMAFGENPKRVYGERKQQTPSTRMGTAGVIRDYFIKVKNYMKKKEIAEKEGKEFTETDLKMEIGELVLRKKIPARIHAHRADDILTAIRIAEEFGFNLVIEHGTEAYKISKILAEKNIPVVVGPLLTFRTKLELKDLTMEVIAKLVEAGVMIALMCDHPVIPLEYATVQAATAMRYGAREEDLLKILTINPAKILGLDNTIGSIEEGKDADLVVWSDHPFNMKSKVERVFIEGMEVFRR
- a CDS encoding metallophosphoesterase, producing MKTFLTITALAMIVISGLKFLDTYFFVVSEKDLIYKTIQNVEKEQLGDEFTFIVFGDNKNSVSTFSKLIDAVNKEKAIAFGVNTGDMVFDGSMFKWQLYLKQLKRFKIPVFHVPGNHDLADHPENYMKIFGPLYYSFQTGNSYFIVVNNANEDIDAYQLEWLKNELGKSQSWRYRFVFMHVPIFDPRVKKQPGHSMKNLKKAQDLLSLLKKYHVTRVFAGHIHGYFEGEWDGVPYTITGGAGAELFGIDPEHYFYHFIKVHVTPENVSYEIIKLPTPDFNIIDRTIHTFWIYTYSFVLQNYWIVLLGTSLFLLSAVVVSGKERELFEHLMKRKIVRFVARIWRLLGNQK